A genomic region of Campylobacter corcagiensis contains the following coding sequences:
- a CDS encoding tetratricopeptide repeat protein — MSRFIVVLGILFSLSFADELADCEAGNIKACHNIGVKHYEKGEFEKALEFFKKGCDGRASKSCFAISEMYHKGEGVKHSTHEAIIYVEKACDESDDPENCDKMDRYTF; from the coding sequence ATGAGTAGATTTATTGTGGTTTTAGGAATACTTTTTAGCTTAAGTTTTGCTGATGAATTAGCAGATTGTGAAGCTGGTAATATAAAAGCTTGTCATAATATAGGTGTTAAACACTATGAAAAGGGCGAATTTGAAAAAGCACTTGAGTTTTTTAAAAAAGGGTGCGATGGCAGGGCTTCAAAGTCATGTTTTGCAATTTCAGAGATGTATCATAAAGGCGAGGGTGTTAAGCATAGCACACACGAAGCAATTATTTATGTAGAAAAAGCTTGTGATGAGAGTGATGATCCTGAAAATTGTGATAAGATGGATAGGTATACTTTCTAG
- a CDS encoding DMT family transporter: protein MSWIYLIIAGILEAVGIYGTKKYTITKRKRWIVFMGLNFAVSLFFLRLSMREISMGTAYAIWTGIGTVGGMIVGIALFGESLGRLKILFAFIIISSAVGLKFIG from the coding sequence ATGAGCTGGATATATCTAATAATAGCTGGTATTTTAGAAGCTGTTGGAATTTATGGCACCAAAAAATACACAATAACAAAGCGTAAAAGATGGATAGTTTTTATGGGGTTAAATTTTGCCGTAAGTCTTTTTTTCTTACGACTATCAATGCGTGAAATTTCTATGGGTACAGCGTATGCTATCTGGACAGGGATAGGCACTGTTGGAGGCATGATAGTTGGTATTGCTCTGTTTGGTGAGAGTTTAGGCAGACTTAAAATACTCTTTGCATTTATAATAATATCTTCAGCTGTTGGGCTTAAATTTATAGGTTAA
- a CDS encoding tetratricopeptide repeat protein — translation MSRFIVVLGILFSLSFADELADCEAGNIKACHNIGVEYYEKGEFEKALEFFKKGCDGRASKSCFAISEMYHSGNGVKRSFSEAVAYVEKACDESDDPENCDKMDRY, via the coding sequence ATGAGTAGATTTATTGTGGTTTTAGGAATACTTTTTAGCTTAAGTTTTGCTGATGAATTGGCAGATTGTGAAGCTGGTAATATAAAAGCTTGTCATAATATAGGTGTTGAATACTATGAAAAGGGCGAATTTGAAAAAGCACTTGAGTTTTTTAAAAAAGGGTGTGATGGTAGGGCTTCAAAGTCATGTTTTGCAATTTCAGAGATGTATCACAGTGGAAATGGCGTAAAAAGAAGCTTTAGTGAAGCTGTTGCTTATGTAGAAAAAGCTTGTGATGAGAGTGATGATCCTGAAAATTGCGATAAGATGGATAGATACTGA
- a CDS encoding tetratricopeptide repeat protein, whose amino-acid sequence MKKIILCLGFLCGLSFADELADCEAGNIKACHNIGVEHYEKGEFEKALEFFKKGCDGRASKSCFAISEMYHSGNGVKRSMHEAIIYVEKACDESDDPENCDKMDRY is encoded by the coding sequence ATGAAAAAGATTATTTTATGTTTGGGATTTTTATGTGGCTTAAGTTTTGCTGATGAATTAGCAGATTGTGAAGCTGGTAATATAAAAGCTTGTCATAATATAGGTGTTGAACACTATGAAAAGGGCGAATTTGAAAAAGCACTTGAGTTTTTTAAAAAAGGGTGTGATGGTAGGGCTTCAAAGTCATGTTTTGCAATTTCAGAGATGTATCACAGTGGAAATGGCGTAAAAAGAAGTATGCATGAAGCAATTATCTATGTAGAAAAAGCTTGCGATGAGAGTGATGATCCTGAAAATTGCGATAAGATGGATAGATACTGA
- a CDS encoding transporter substrate-binding domain-containing protein: MKKIILSLCVMAGVLFGNSLDEIQKSGVIRVGVLGDEPPFSSVEDGNFVGFDIDFAKRITKDIVGENGKVELIEVTTHNRIEMLQNNKVDLLIAEFIIDPEREKLVDFSMPYFAVNTGVLTKVEDHYANISQLRGKTILVETDTEAEKDLRKAGFNTLGCNDMFHCYSELKAGRGDAFAGANLIVLAYPIIDKKLEVNITGIGTSSYYAIGVQKGNKELLDALNQELITLSKEGFFKKAFEDTLDPFYKGTADKKYFLLDDIYRIFG; encoded by the coding sequence ATGAAAAAGATAATTTTATCTTTATGTGTAATGGCTGGAGTTCTTTTTGGAAATTCTCTTGATGAGATTCAAAAAAGCGGTGTTATTAGGGTTGGTGTTTTAGGGGATGAACCACCATTTAGTAGTGTTGAAGATGGAAATTTTGTTGGTTTTGACATTGATTTTGCTAAACGCATTACAAAAGATATAGTGGGCGAAAACGGTAAAGTTGAACTTATAGAAGTTACTACACACAACCGTATTGAAATGCTTCAAAATAATAAAGTTGATTTATTGATAGCTGAGTTTATTATAGACCCTGAAAGAGAAAAACTTGTTGATTTTTCTATGCCTTATTTTGCTGTAAATACAGGTGTTTTAACCAAAGTTGAAGACCACTATGCAAATATCTCTCAACTTCGTGGTAAAACTATTTTAGTTGAAACAGACACTGAAGCTGAAAAAGATCTTAGAAAAGCTGGATTTAATACATTGGGTTGTAATGATATGTTTCATTGTTATAGTGAATTAAAAGCCGGAAGAGGTGATGCTTTTGCTGGTGCAAACTTGATAGTTTTAGCTTATCCTATTATAGATAAAAAACTAGAAGTAAATATTACAGGAATAGGAACATCAAGTTATTATGCCATTGGAGTTCAAAAAGGTAACAAAGAGTTGCTTGATGCCCTAAATCAAGAACTTATTACTTTGAGCAAAGAGGGATTTTTCAAAAAAGCGTTTGAAGATACACTAGATCCATTTTACAAAGGAACAGCTGATAAAAAGTATTTCTTACTAGATGATATTTACAGAATTTTTGGTTAA
- a CDS encoding lipoprotein: MKKILLLLSALALLTGCSKTAEYNKNLEVTQASNAFKASKPLQKTYIYIDKSTMKQNSFKPSTRLGEDELDIDLGLYLGEESKRFFKNYLRNLEVTNKNDVLATNELIIIPEITHFSYGFYSPDGLDVDAKPFISYGLNLTIYKEGKELFRRNIASPERHFGELTFFGTGVTSYAQVGPLLQRAIASDYNRNADLIISAINSH; the protein is encoded by the coding sequence ATGAAAAAAATTCTACTTTTACTTAGTGCACTTGCTCTTTTAACAGGGTGTTCAAAAACAGCTGAGTATAACAAAAATCTTGAAGTTACTCAAGCTAGTAATGCTTTTAAAGCATCAAAACCTCTGCAAAAAACTTATATCTATATAGATAAATCAACAATGAAGCAAAATAGCTTTAAACCTAGCACAAGGCTTGGTGAAGATGAGCTTGATATTGATTTAGGGTTGTATTTAGGTGAAGAGAGCAAAAGATTTTTTAAAAACTACTTAAGAAATTTAGAAGTTACAAATAAAAACGATGTCTTAGCAACAAACGAACTTATAATAATTCCTGAAATAACCCACTTTTCATACGGTTTTTATAGTCCAGACGGGCTTGATGTTGATGCAAAGCCATTTATAAGTTATGGCTTAAATTTAACTATTTACAAAGAGGGGAAAGAGCTATTTAGAAGAAATATAGCAAGTCCTGAAAGGCATTTTGGCGAGTTAACATTTTTTGGCACTGGCGTTACAAGTTACGCACAAGTTGGACCTTTGCTACAAAGAGCTATAGCAAGTGACTATAACAGAAATGCTGATTTAATCATATCGGCAATTAACTCACACTAA
- a CDS encoding TerC family protein: MLNFAWIYSPEAWISLATLIGLEIVLGIDNIIFIAILCDRLPVGQRDKARIIGLGLAMITRILLLLSLFWIMKLTSPLFSVGGMEISGRDLILILGGLFLLVKSTTEISHSVTGADDTHDEKNSKTFANFGAVLVQIAILDIVFSLDSVITAVGMADHVMVMIIAVIVAVGFMMVASGSISRFVNNNPTIKILALSFLIVVGVALIADGLDFHIPKGYIYFSMAFSLGVEMINITIRNKKKKALENKE, translated from the coding sequence ATGCTAAATTTCGCTTGGATATATTCTCCGGAGGCATGGATATCTCTTGCTACACTTATCGGTCTTGAGATAGTTTTGGGTATTGATAATATTATATTTATTGCTATACTTTGTGATCGTTTGCCAGTAGGGCAAAGAGATAAAGCTAGGATAATCGGTCTTGGTTTGGCGATGATTACTAGGATTTTACTGCTTTTAAGCTTGTTTTGGATTATGAAGCTAACTTCGCCACTATTTAGTGTTGGCGGTATGGAAATCTCAGGGCGAGATCTTATACTAATACTTGGTGGACTTTTCTTACTTGTAAAATCCACTACAGAGATCAGTCATAGCGTGACTGGGGCTGATGATACTCATGATGAAAAAAATAGTAAAACATTTGCAAATTTCGGTGCAGTTTTGGTTCAAATAGCGATTTTAGACATTGTTTTTTCACTTGATAGCGTTATTACAGCAGTTGGAATGGCTGATCATGTTATGGTTATGATTATTGCAGTTATAGTTGCGGTTGGTTTTATGATGGTAGCAAGTGGGTCAATAAGCCGCTTTGTAAATAATAATCCTACGATTAAAATTCTAGCACTGTCATTTTTGATAGTTGTAGGAGTTGCTTTAATAGCAGATGGTTTGGATTTCCACATACCAAAAGGATATATCTATTTCTCAATGGCATTTTCTTTAGGTGTTGAGATGATAAATATCACAATAAGAAATAAAAAGAAAAAAGCTTTAGAAAATAAAGAATAA
- a CDS encoding DMT family transporter — MVWFYIFLAVFGELIWVTALKHASDMSGYLVFLIGVSISFPSLLKASELGEVSTVYTVFVGVGAAGVVLIEMLFYGEPFDWLKIFLITTLFSGVIGMVYATQKESKK, encoded by the coding sequence TTGGTTTGGTTTTACATTTTTCTAGCTGTTTTTGGAGAACTCATCTGGGTTACAGCTCTTAAACATGCATCAGATATGAGTGGATATTTGGTTTTTTTAATCGGAGTATCTATAAGCTTTCCATCCTTGCTTAAAGCATCAGAACTTGGTGAAGTAAGTACTGTTTATACAGTATTTGTTGGAGTTGGAGCAGCTGGGGTTGTATTAATTGAGATGCTATTTTATGGCGAGCCTTTTGATTGGCTAAAGATTTTTCTTATCACAACGCTTTTTAGTGGAGTTATAGGAATGGTATATGCCACCCAAAAGGAAAGCAAAAAATGA